The following proteins are co-located in the Silene latifolia isolate original U9 population chromosome 1, ASM4854445v1, whole genome shotgun sequence genome:
- the LOC141589125 gene encoding uncharacterized protein LOC141589125, which translates to MSLGGKGAVVSTSLFPMKGLSWNCRVLKDPFAPAIPKIRAICRSFHNNLDFIFLSETKCDVLSVDVLLRPMGFLQSVGCDADGLKGGLWCKGSMWYLCCLYGEPDRSKRGAVWDNFTHHLNSLDKPFLLIGDFNQVEFSSDKLGGSDKLIRGANLFTYWKNLHCLMDIPFKGPRFTWCNNRDSPHRIYKRLDKGLLPMIDFLFS; encoded by the exons ATGTCGTTGGGTGGCAAGGGTGCagtggtctcaacctcattgttCCCCATGAAAGGTTTGTCTTGGAATTGCAGGGTTCTTAAGGACCCGTTTGCCCCTGCTATTCCTAAAATTAGAGCAATTTGTAGGTCTTTTCATAATAATTTAGATTTCATCTTCCTTTCTGAAACTAAGTGTGATGTACTTTCAGTTGATGTTCTTCTGCGACCTATGGGTTTCCTTCAGTCTGTTGGATGTGATGCTGATGGCTTAAAAGGGGGGCTTTGG TGTAAGGGTAGCATGTGGTATCTGTGTTGTCTTTATGGTGAACCCGATCGTTCTAAGAGGGGTGCTGTGTGGGATAATTTTACCCATCATCTTAATTCGCTCGACAAACCCTTTTTGcttataggtgatttcaaccaagtTGAGTTCTCTTCTGATAAGTTAGGTGGCAGTGATAAATTGATTCGAGGAGCAAACTTGTTCACTTATTGGAAGAATTTACATTGTCTAATGGATATCCCCTTTAAGGGACCTAGATTCACTTGGTGCAATAATAGGGATAGTCCACATCGAATTTATAAAAGACTTGATAAGGGTTTGCTTCCAATGATTGACTTTCTCTTTTcctaa
- the LOC141589156 gene encoding uncharacterized protein LOC141589156, whose protein sequence is MTVKKCLTEFKFAPKHDLGNYLGLPTSIGSYKRDLFKFLVDKTKRRLSSWNNILLSSAGKLTLIRSVLSSLSLFSLSVFRIPGSDLIYNNIAWTIGSSSRLNAWKSKWIESDSLHDLCGEFCDAPIDPALLVGDLHDSHRRWDLSSLGFDPGEGVTKKILATYIPCQPSDDSSYWKFLKNVAFTVKSGYYVAVMALTNGPTSTADLSRMSATIVAFCRSKLWKLPISNKLKVFLWKFMANALPVGSEFLRRKMNWRSSCNLCDSSSPCVESISHLFRDCSFAKALWFGCPLGLKITGGVDIDARVWVINWVTDFLSGPDPNSLIFPLIATLWRIWCCRNDMVFKNRRPWPMSALLSILGDIQCMKEVVCSKDASLLRASLLDSSPDFGLAKRIRNSFPYWIVGGPGCGNVCTVKCDAAWKDDRSAGMGWCLLDGNGILRNTAHARSFASSALYAEGHAVIMALKWALDEGYLHVRLVTDCLNLVLQAAGAEKPIASINYIIHDIKSIASLFHCCSLSFYPRGVNKIAHNLAQGALV, encoded by the exons ATGACGGTTAAGAAGTGTTTGACTGAGTTTAAATTTGCTCCTAAGCATGATCTTGGAAATTATCTTGGCCTACCTACGAGTATTGGGTCTTATAAAAGGGATTTATTTAAATTTCTTGTTGACAAGACTAAGCGAAGGCTATCCTCCTGGAATAACATTCTTCTCTCTTCGGCTGGTAAATTGACTCTTATTCGTTCTGTTCTGTCTTCACTATCTCTTTTCTCTCTATCGGTATTTCGTATACCG GGATCTGATCTTATCTACAATAATATTGCTTGGACTATTGGATCTTCTTCTCGTCTTAATGCTTGGAAGAGCAAATGGATAGAGAGTGATAGTCTTCATGATCTTTGCGGGGAGTTTTGTGATGCTCCTATTGATCCTGCGTTATTGGTTGGTGACCTTCATGATAGTCATAGGAGATGGGATCTCTCTTCTCTTGGTTTCGATCCGGGTGAGGGAGTTACAAAGAAAATCCTCGCAACTTATATCCCGTGTCAACCCTCGGATGACTCCTCCTATTGGAAATTCTTAAAAAATGTTGCATTCACTGTCAAGTCAGGATACTATGTCGCTGTTATGGCCTTAACCAATGGACCTACCTCGACTGCTGATCTTTCTAGAATGTCTGCAACAATTGTGGCTTTTTGCAGATCTAAACTCTGGAAGTTGCCTATCTCTAACAAACTAAAGGTGTTCTTATGGAAATTTATGGCTAATGCCCTTCCAGTGGGTTCTGAATTCCTTAGACGAAAAATGAATTGGCGCTCATCCTGTAATCTTTGTGATAGCTCATCTCCTTGTGTGGAATCTATTTCTCACCTGTTTAGAGATTGTAGCTTTGCAAAGGCTTTATGGTTTGGCTGCCCTTTAGGTCTTAAAATCACCGGAGGAGTGGACATTGATGCTAGGGTTTGGGTCATTAACTGGGTTACTGATTTCCTAAGTGGCCCAGATCCTAACTCCCTCATTTTCCCTCTAATCGCTACCCTATGGAGAATTTGGTGTTGCAGGAATGATATGGTCTTCAAGAATCGTCGCCCTTGGCCTATGAGTGCTCTTCTCTCTATTCTTGGTGACATTCAGTGTATGAAGGAGGTTGTGTGCAGTAAGGATGCTAGCCTCCTTCGAGCGTCCTTGTTGGACTCTTCCCCCGATTTTGGGTTAGCTAAGAGGATTAGAAACTCCTTCCCCTATTGGATTGTTGGTGGACCTGGGTGCGGAAATGTTTGTACCGTCAAGTGTGATGCTGCTTGGAAGGATGATAGAAGTGCTGGCATGGGGTGGTGTTTATTGGATGGTAATGGGATCTTAAGGAATACTGCTCACGCTCGTTCGTTTGCCTCTTCTGCCCTGTATGCCGAAGGACATGCAGTTATCATGGCGCTTAAATGGGCCTTGGACGAGGGGTACCTTCATGTTAGACTTGTTACGGATTGTCTTAACTTGGTTTTGCAGGCTGCGGGAGCGGAGAAGCCAATTGCATCTATCAACTATATTATCCATGATATTAAGTCTATTGCGTCTCTTTTTCATTGTTGCTCTCTTAGTTTCTATCCTAGGGGAGTGAATAAGATAGCTCATAATCTTGCTCAGGGAGCTCTTGTGTAA